In the genome of Lactuca sativa cultivar Salinas chromosome 3, Lsat_Salinas_v11, whole genome shotgun sequence, the window ACAATTCTAAgagtttaaaattattatttatttagcaTCTCAACCCTGATTTTGTACCAATTTATTCAATATAGAACTTTTATCCTTTTCAGACCATGAAGCCTTTGATTGATCATCCTGTTTTTATTGTAGGAACCTCTTCATTCAGCTTGACAAAGAAAATTATTATTGTTGCTAAATTTTAGGTAAAATAGTTGTATTGTAAGAAAAAAAGTATGGATTTCATCTCATTCTTTCTTGTGATCTGTACAAGAAATGGCATTAGGTATTGCAATGGTATGTTACCTTATTACCTTAATAGGCAATTTGGTTAGTACTTAATAGATAATTCTCATTATCAAATATCGATGATTGTGTAACAATATATGAATGATTTCAATCTTTTTAGATACATTTTTGGTGCTGATTTTTTCAATTAtggtccttatttgaggtttgtaaaaagTCCGAACATAATTAGTTTCATAGGAGAAGATTGTCAGGAATAGTTGATATGTTTTACACACTCTTAATGTGATCCCTCTTGTTTTGCTCTACATTTCATCACCATAGTTACTGATTTTGTTGCTGTGGTAGAACAAGGAGGGAACAGTGAGAAATTGAAGAAAGGAAAGTGGAATGTGTTTAGTTTTGATAGGAGAAGATCTGCTGCCTCTCCTTTTGAAGTTAGTCAGTAGATTTCCTTCGTGATAATTAGTTGGTACCTTACACTGTGTAACTTCAAATCCCTTTTTTGAATCACAATTTAATTTTTGCAACTCTGTATTGTTTTCATGATGATAACAGGCCCAAACATCTCAAATAACATGAGTTTCTTTGATTCGAGTTATTGGTGCTTATTTAGGGAAGTAACAACCAATCCAATCCATCACCCCACCTTTTTTTTTTCGTCCTCCAAAACCAGTTGATGTTGCTACAATATGTTATACAAGTGGACTCCAAAGGGTTTCTATTTTTTGTTCACTtatgctttttttttcttttcaagttCAACAAATACCAATTTTTTTTTGTCCTAATACTCCCTGTTCTTATTTCAGTTATACATATCTTATCTTTTTTTGGCACACATGCCTGAAAGCTCCAACCAGATCATATTGGCGTACTTTGGTGGCTCAGTTGTGTTTTATTAGGGAGTAAGAAACTTCAAGTTTATGTTCTTTCCAAATAAGTTCATGATAAAGATTTCTTTCTTGTGCTTGATCACATCATGACAAAACTGCTACTAgtatttcttttgtattttcattTGTATTTATTTGCGTATGACAAGTTGAAGTTATTGGATGACATGGCAGAATTGATCAGTTCAACGCAGCAGTGTTCCCTGTTGTTGGAAATTGTGGCGTATTGTCATCAATCAAAGCGAAGCCAATGCAAGAATTTGTTGCATTTGTAGGGTTAAACGCAACACCCAGTCAAAGAAGTTTTATGAAGCCATAATCTTCTATTTCGATAATTTTTTGTTCTATTAAACGCTAGATTATTGTTGCTAGCGTTTTACTGTTTGGGTTACATATGGCCATCAGGTAAAACATAATAACTGCATCTCTAAAATGATACACATGTTCTACTTTGTCTTGGTATCATTTCACAAATTAGTGGCTTATGATGCTTTAAGATGCTTTTGTGTTTACATGTAGTACTTGTTGGTTCATCCATCATCAAACATTACATTGCTTTACATATTTCTACTATACATACATATGTATCTGAAACCTTCCGAGGCTACACATATTTGATGGAGCTATTGAAGTGGATGTTGAGTACAAATAaatactatttatttttgttacaaCATTGTAATGTCAACTTTTCCTTATAAGGACACTGCATCATGAAAATTCTATGCATTTATAGCGTTAtacttttaatcttttttttaggACAACAAACTTTCAAAAATCTATCCAGTCTACTTTGCTTTTATATCTTGATGACATcactataattgggtagattttttcaACTTTAATAATAggaataaatgaaagtacattggtaTTACTTGCTTTTAAACcaatattgatatatatatatatatatatatatatatatatatatatatatatatataatattcctGTTTCAGAAGTAAAGCTTGTGAAAGTTTGCATTCGAGATCCTTTATCTAGAATGAAAATCTACAGATAAAAATCAATGTTGGGCATGTAGTTTTTTTTTCTGAGATTTTTATTTTTTCGTTCAAGTAGGTGACAAAGAAGCTGTTAAAACAAGTTATTATTGCTGCATAAAGCAATCACTACATATAGAAACTATGCCCATCTGTAAGTTTTTCACCTAATTATACATACAGTTCTCAACCTGATTTTGTATCAATTTTTCAATAAAGAACTTGTATCCTTTTCAGACCTTAAGCCTTTGATTGATCATCCTGTTACATGTAAGGTTTTAAAGTTACTTGGCTTTACATATAAAGAATGTGAAGGCCTTTTGGTTGTTTCTTTAAATGACATATTTggttgcaattttttttttcccACCCCTGGTTTATCCTATATATTATACAATCATATATATTATACTAttagttatttatttttcttcataagtcatcttttttttttttttttttaatgtttataagatcagagtttgtATGTTCGATGCTTGTATAATTAGTATTTAATATCATAAATAACATTTCTATTGCTTTATAAGAAAATCACTAAAGGATGTTTCGGTCATTTAAAATAACTTTCACTTCAATTCTTTGGATAGATTTGCAAAATAACACAAAACATCAAATGAACGGAATCGGAATCCTTTCCATTTCCTCGTCAAGCATACACATGACAGATTCCAATTCCTTTGACAAATTCCATTCATTTCAAAAATATTATTTGAACCACATGTTCCCTTACATTACTTTGAGATTAATTGCTATTCTTTTTTGCAGTTCCTTTGACAAGTTCCATTCATTATTCATTACTCTGCAACAAGAAAAGGTTCTGAAAACCaaataaaaaacttttggtgGAGAGTCAAAAGTGTTAGGGTACATTTTTTATTTCCATTGTATGTCAAATACCTTGCTTTATCCACTGATTACAAGCTGACAAAGCCTGGAAACGATATGCAGGTGTACAGAAATATCCTTATGTTCCTAAAACCTGTGCTTATTTATTAAAAAGACACTGAATATTGCATGGAAAACACCATGGTGGGGCCCTTGGTGGGTTAATAATGTTATTTTGTCAgttgttttatttgtttaaaacatGTACTTTTTATTCAGCAAGTTGGGACATCAAGGAAGGGAAATGCCACATGGTGGGTTAATAATCAATTCTCTTTTTtgaacaaaaatattttatttgagaattttgtgaaaaaaaacttcaattttttttttgtaggaaCCACTTCATTCAGCTTGAAcaagcatcttattgttgttaCCTTTTAGGTAAAATAGTTGTATTGTAAGAAAGTATGGATTTCATCTCATTCTTTCTTGTGATCTGTACAAGAAATGACATTACTTTAATAGGTAATTTGGTTTTACGGTTAGTACTTAATAGATAATTCTCATTATCGAATATCAGTGATTCTGTAACAATCTATGAATGATTTCATTCTTCtaagaataatattattatatttttggtCCATAAGTAAATGCCAATTGTTTCTTCCATACTGTAATAAATGTAATTTGTGTGATATTATCTTTCATGCAATAATGCATCTCATATGTGGGACAAACTTGGCCATCACCCTTTCCCCTAAAAATGATTCTCCCAAAATTGGGCTGATTGGGAGGTAAAGAAAAGCAACAAATTCCAATTTTACCCTCAACCTCTTCACATTCAGCAAATAGAAACAGCTCCATCGACCCCCCCATAAGTCATTTTTAATGTCATTACTTGTTCTAAATGGTTATGAATTCCTTTCCATTTTCTTTCAACCATACTCATGATGGATTTCAATTCCTTTGACAAATTCCATTCATTACTCTGCAACAAGAAAAGGTTTTAGAAACTAAATAAAGAACTTATGATAGAGAAAAGTAAAAAAAGAGGCCCCCGAGTATGCTTTTACCCTAACTCTATAAATCCCCTCATTTTTTTTGTTATGGTTATTGTTAAAAGGTACAACTTTAGttccattgaatctcaaagaaggTTGTTGGGTTATTTGCCTTCATAGAAACGATATGCAGGTGTACAGGTATCTATAGTTACGAGTCCCTGTTTGTGTATTTCCAGAAATACCCCTCTGTTCCTAAAACTTGTGTTTATTTGTTATCTTCAGAAAAAGATGAAGTTGTATTGCATTTAGCCCCAAAAGAATGTTTCGACAACCAAATGTTAAGGTATAGATTAATAAtctgtaagttttttttttacttcaTTAGTATATTGTATGAAAGTTACACACAGTTGTAAGAGTTTAAATTttatcattttaaaattatttatttatttgcccCTATAGCCAGATTTTGTCTCAACATGGTTCTTTTATTTTCTAACCATCACCCTTTTCTTCTACCAAAACCAGATGATGTTTGTTGCTACAATATTGATGAGAAACATAAATTAGGATTTAAAGAAATAAAGAACAAGGAATTGATTAAAATCTTAACACTATCAAATCCTTTACTTATTCTTCCTTCTATCCTGACTGACTTAAGCTATTTTCCTGTTTTACCCTTTATTGGGTCTTCTAGACAAAACATATTGGACTCTTTCTTTAATGGTATTTGGGCCAATCAATCAATTCTCAATTAGTATCATTAGTCCTGCCATAAAAAAAGTATTGTCCTCAAGACTTGAAACAAGAATGACTAGATGCATCTTGAAGAAGGAAGAAAATTCCAACTTgtgcttttttttttcaactctatcaaaattaaatattttcttatCTTAAGTGGAACGTATTCCTTTTCCTACAAATGTTGTTGGTGGAAGTCTTCTTGAAATTATGTTCTTTCCCTAAAGTGTGTAAAAAACTCTAAGGTCTCAAATTGGTTAAAATGCCAATTGTTTCACTATTATTTTGTTCTAATACTGCCCAATCCATGcttattttagttatatatatatatacacacacacacattatgaTAATATTGTACTTAAAAAGAGAAGCTTGTTTAATGTTGCATTGATGCTCAATTAGGTGTGTGATTATTGCAGTCTGAGAGAAAAAGAGAAGCTTGTTTAGTGTTGTACTTTCAACCTTTTCTTATCAAGAAAATGTATGTCAAAAAATTTACCCATTTATAGCCTAGTACTTTTAGCTATTTTCTTATTAGGTCCTTATACTTTTAGATGACTATAGCATTTTACTTTCATCT includes:
- the LOC111892878 gene encoding uncharacterized protein LOC111892878, translating into MSVWFTVIVDQEKEYRSFPSDFQHTSSLLKGSTTIPKDLLELYQRLARLQKFKLHQMLDNQLLSYTYLIFFWHTCLKAPTRSYWRTLVAQLCFIREIDQFNAAVFPVVGNCGVLSSIKAKPMQEFVAFVGLNATPSQRSFMKP